The Streptomyces sp. NBC_00576 genome contains the following window.
GGAAGTCCCGCTTTTGCCGTGCCGGAGGGAAACCTCCCGCCGAAGGACACGGCCTGTTCGGTCAGGACGGGAGGGCGCGGTAGTTCTCGGACGGCGAAGCCGGACCAGCGGGCCAGGGGTGCCGCGAGCCAGGGCGTATTCGGTGTCGGGGTCCCACATCTGTCATCCCTCGAGTCACGCGGTGCGTGTCAGCCCGCCGCCGGCGCCTTGACACGTGCTCTGGTCCTGACCGTGGCTCCGGAAACGGGCTTGGCGGTGGTCTGCGCGTGGCCGAAGCTCTTGAGGACGACTGTCAGCAAGGCTGTGACGAGGACGCCGGCCAGTAGGGCGAGGAGGAAGAACGGCAACTTGCCGAAGTGGTTCAAGGCCATGACGCCGCCGAAGGGAACGTACGTGGTGGCATCCGTGGCCATGACCAACGCGGCGCTGACTGCCCCGCCGGCCATGCAGGCCGGGATCACCCGCAGGGGGGCGGCGAAAGCGAAGGGAAGGGCGCCTTCTGGGACGGCGACCGCGCCGAGCAGCCATACGACCTTGCCGCAGTCGCGTTCCGCCACGCTGAACAGCTTGGGGCGCACGAGCGTGGCCAGCGACATGGCCAGCGGAGGGACCATGCGGGCTGCCACGACCGCTGCCATGATGGTCAGGTTCAGCGGTGCGGCGTCGGCGGGGTTGTCGCCATTGAGGCCTGCCAGCCCGAAGGACATGGCGGTGCCTGCCAGGATCCCGTTGAGGTCGACGCATGCCATGAGTCCGAGAACCAGGCCCAGTACGACGACATTCTGGAACTGCAGTCGGCCCATTTCATCGTGCAGCCACTGAGCCAACGCGCTGATCTGCGGTGCGACGAAAGCGAAGAGCGAGGCTGTGGTGCAGAGGGTGGACAACAGCGGGACGAGAAGGGTGTTTGCGGGCCTCTGCAGAGCCGACGGAAGGGGGATGCGCTGGAGCGCCAGTGTGGTGACGCCCGCAATGACGCCGGCCATCGGGCCGCCGAGATAGCCCATGTCGAGGCCGATCGCGGCCATGCCGCCAATCAGGCCGGCGGTCACGGCCGGTAGACCCGCCAGGGCGTAGGCGATGTAGGCGCCGATGAGCGGGGGGAGGAATGCCAGCAGACTGGTACCGCTCTTGGCCAGCAGCCCGCCCCAGGTATCGGCCTGAGTCCAGTCGCCGTTGCTCAGCGCGGCGGTGCCGGTTGAGGTGATGTCCGGGCCGCTGATGATGAAGGCGAGGGCGACCAGCAGTCCGCCGATCACGGTGAGGAGGCCGAGATAGGGCGTCCCGAAAAGGAGCCAGCTGCGCGCTCGGACGTGGGCGCGCATGCCCGGTTCGATGCTCGGGCGCAGGTGGATCGAGGTCGGGGTGACGGACGTGGTGGTGCGGCGGTTGCCAGCGGAAGTCATGGTGAGGCTCCAGGCGAGTACGGTGCCGCCCGCTGAGGGCGGGGACGTCTGTGTCCAGGGCACGGCGGTGGGGTGAGCGGACAATGACAGCAACGGCGGCCGTGGCAGGCGGGGTGCCCACTCGCCACGGCCGTTGGCGGGCGTTGCCCATCGCACCGGTCCGGCGAGCCGGATGCGGTGTCAGGTGACGAGGGTGCTGGAGGTGTCGTTCAGAATGTTGCTGATCTTCACTCCGACCATGCGGGTTCCGATGAGACCGCTGTGCAGACCGACGATCATGGCACCGCTGTCGGTCGAGTCCGGAACGTAGATGGGGGCGCCGGAGTCACCACCCTGCGTGAGTGTTCCATTGCAGTAGCAGGGATTGTTGGTTCCTCCCCGCTCGTAGAGGAATCCACTGTTGTGCTGGGGACCGATACCGCCGGTGTTGGGCCAGACGACACTGAACGCGTTGTTCGTGATCTTGTGGCCGCAGTGGACGAGTGTGGTCTGCCCGCTCACACACACCTGCTGGTTGAGCGTCGCACCGTGATACCCGTAGATAAAGTGCGTGCTGGTGCTCATGGTGTAGCCGCCGGTATAGATGTACTTGTCGTAGTCCTTTCCGCCGATCATTTCGGTGTCGATGGAGTTGAACTTGTGCTCGACTACGCCGAGCGACGGACCGTGCGTGCTCCCGTTCCAGACCTGGTTGTTGAACGGGAAGCAGTGCGCCGCTGTCAGCAGATGTTCTTTGAACGGGTTCGTCCTGTCGTGCACGGCGAATCCGGAGGTGCATACACCCCCGCCGTTCGTTATCGAGCTGCCACCGAAGAAAGGCGACACATCCGCCCACCGGGTGTTCTGGGCTTCGAACCGCTCCTGCTTCACCTCGACGGCGCCAGGGTAGGAAGCGAGCAGCTTGGTGAGGGCGGACCTGGGCGCGTCGGTGGTCAGCGCCACCTTGCCGGTGGCGCTGTCGTAGGTGGTGGCGACGCCGTACTTCTGCGCGTCGGAGTGCCACTTGCGGCCTGTCGCCGCCTCCTCGATCCGCTTCACCTTGTCCTTGGTGAGGCCGCTCATCCTGACGGTGACGTCGACGCCCTGCGGAATCGCCTTCAGTACGGCGGCCTTCTGAGCGGCGGAGACGTCCGCTGCCAGGGACAGCACCGGCTTGGCGCCGTTCGAGAGGCCCAGCACGGAAGCCTGCGACTCAGCGAGCGCAGTGAGCTTGTTCCACTGCTGCGAGGTCGGCGCGGTACCGGTGGACGCCGTCCCGGCGGCGGGCGCCGAGGGCTGCGCCGCCCACGCCGATACGGGTGCCGCGAGCGGAATCGCGGCGGCTGCGAGCACGCCCACCAGCATTCCTGCGCGACGCTTGGATCTCATGAGAGGTCTCAACTTGTTCTCCTGGGAAGTCACGGAAGCGTGACCGAATTCGCCGTACCCCTCCCCTGCGGTCGGGGGGCCTGAATTGTCCTGAATACTCTCGCCGGAGAATGTACTTCTCCGGCCGATCCAGGAGCGGGGGCCCTCTCGGTGCCGTAACGTGCTCAGGCGCAGGATTCTTCATCGGAATTACCTTCTCGGAAGCGCAGGAGGACTTTCATGAGTCGCTTCTCCCGCAATGAGTCGGAGTGACACAGAGGCGCCGCCGAGAAAGAGGCTTCGGAATGGGAAGAAGCCACCCTCGGACCGCTTCGAACAGAAAGGAGCCCGCCTCGGGATCTGGTCAACGCAACCAGATGCACCGGCGCCCGGGGGCAGAGCGGCTCGCGGGCACGAGCCGGTGCCGCCGGGGTTGATCTTCCGCTTGCGTCATGCCGCTGATGATGGGTGTGCGGACTGACGCAGCGCCATTGGTGGTTCTGCCCAGTCGGCCCGCTTGGGTCCATGGGTCGTTCTACCCACGCCGCTGACCTGCAATAACGCCCCCGGCCGACGTCGATTGCAGGGCCCGCCAAGATCCCCGGCGCCGTGTGCCCGCCCATCCCGGCTGCGCTCGCGCGTCCTATTGCTGGAGCGCGCCGGGCCGGCTCCGACTGAGAAGTGCAGAAACCGATCCACAGGTTGAGGTCCTGCGCGCGCCGCCCGGTAGCGGCCCGCTCACGGCCATGATCGCGCCAGCGGACATCGGGGGACACGCCCGGCCCTCCTCGGTCCGCGAGCCCGCGTCCTGGGCCGGGCCGAGGCCGACCGTCCGCCGCTCGGACCGCACCGCGCGCTTTCGTATGGGCCGGCTCTCGCCGTGCCCGATGACCGAGTCCTCTCCACACGACCACATGCCGGGTGACCACGGTCTCGACGGCCTCAGTCATCATGCGCGCGAAACCGCCGAAGGCGGACGCCCCGCACACCCGACGCGACCAGCAACGAAGGTCATCGGCATGAAAACAGCCCCAACCTGGTCATCACGAGAAGGTCGCTGCCCCCCCATACGATCCGAGCGGACCGACCACCCCAGGCATCCGCCACAGACCGAAATCCCTGGCGGTGGGCCGCCCGCGGTTGCGTCCAGGTAAGTGGAGGGTACGAGTGGTGCCCTCATAGATGAACGACCACCGGCTGATCTTCGAAGTATCGAAGGAGATCAGCACCATGACCACACCTGACGCTGCGGCGAGTCCCGATCTGCTACGCGCGATGGTCAAGACGTTCGCCGACGCACTCATGTCCGCGGAGGCCGATGCCTTCTGCAATGCCGAGTACGGTCAGGTCAGCGACGAACGCGTCAACCACTGCAACAGATATCGCCCGCGCGAGTGGGCCACGAGGGCCGGGACCATTGCGCTGGCCATTCCCAAGGTGCGCCAGGGCAGTTGCTTCCCGCACTGGCTCCTCGAACGACGCCGCCGGGCCGACCAGGCCCTCATCTTGGAGGTTCGCGAGGGCGGCCGCATCATCAACGTCCACGCACTGATCGCCGTCGGCGTCAACGCCGACGGCCACCGCGAGATCCCCTGCCCGGACGTCGCCTCCAGCGAAGACGCCGCAGGCTGGCTCGCCTTCCTGTGTTCCGCGCGTGGCCTGTCCGGCGTTCAGCTGGTCGTATCCGACGCCCATGCCGGTCTGGTCAACACGATCGGAGCGGTGCTACCCGGCGCTTCGCGGCAGCGTTGCCGCACCCACTACGCCGGCGCGTTGCTGAGCCAGGTGCCCACGTCGGCCCAGCCTTGGGTGGCACGCTGCTGCGGATCGTCTTCGAACAACCCGACACGAAGGCTGTCCAGGCCCAGATGCGGCGCGCCCTGGGACGCGCTGGAAGCCAAGTTCCCCAAAGCCGCAGCCCACTTGGAGACCGCCCAGCACGATCTCCTGGCGTTCACTGCGTTCCCGCGCGAGATCTGGCGGTTGATCTGGTCCAACAACCCGCAGGAGCGGCTGAACAAGGAGATCCGGCGTCGCACCAACGACGAATGGAACAGGCCCGCCGCTACATGGGACTCGCCCTACTGGCCCCGGCCAGCCTACCGATCCCGGTCAGGCGACCAGCGGATCACATGCGGAAGGGGACGGCCTCTGGCACATCACTCCTGCGCAGTGGATACGCGTCCCCGGCTTTCCACCCACCAGGCTGCGATCTGGGCACGCGAGCTGAAACCCAGTTTCGCCAGGATGTTCTCGACGTGGCGGTCGGCCGTGCTCGTGGAGCGTTCGAGGGCGGACGCGATCTGCCTGTTGCTCATACCCTTGGCCACCAGGGCTGCGACCTCCTGCTCCCGGGGAGTCAGCGGGAAGGGCGAGGTGACCGGGGCCGTGGCGGTGGGAGTGTCGATCTCCAAGGCGAAGTCGATGGCCTGCTCCGGGCCGACGTGGCGGGCACCCTCGGTGAGCGCTTCGGTGAACGAGGCCCGGCCCACAGCCCGTACAACCTGTTCCTCACACCGCTCGTGGTAATCGGACATACGCCGATTCAATGACGACAACACGGTGCCGACTTCCCGACACAGGGCATCCGCGGCGCCCAGTAGCCGTCCCGCCCGCACATAACTACCGCCGGAGGCGGTCGCCCAGGCGAGCTGCTCAAGCATCAACGCGACCGACACATAGTCGTTGAAGCCCCGCATGCATTCGAGTGCGGTCCGGATATGCGATTTGGCCGCCTCCACTTCGCCTCGGACCCAGGCGTTGTTGCCGAGCGCCAGCAACAGACGCGCGCGCGCCCACCGCTCCCCGTATGCCTCGGTGATGGCGAGGGCCTTCCTGCCCGTGTCCGATGCGCGAGAGTCCCCGGAAATGAGCTGCCCTTGGGCCAATGCGATCAGCCAGCCGGCCGCTTCGCGCTCCTCACCCAGCTCGGTCAGGGCGGCCACCGCCTGCTCGTAATGAGACGTTGCCTCCCCAACTCGCCCCTGGTGCTGCGCCGAAATGCCGCGGAAGCCGTGCAGGAAGGCGCGCAGCAAGTCACGCTCCGCACACCGGTCCAGTTCCCTGACCAGTTCGTCCGCCTCGTCCAGCCACCGGTCACCCACGGTCAGGTCGCCCTGCATCAGAGGCACCCAGGTTCCGAGGATCAACGCCCGGGCGCGGGTCGGCGTGGGCTCGGGCGCTGCGGCGAGCGCCCGCTCCAACTGCCGACGCCCCTCGCGGAGGAATCCCGTGTGCCAGTGGTGGCTCAGCGCCGTGACCAGGGCGAGTCTGGCCTGGTTGTCGGCGTCGCAGTCCAGGGCCGCCAACAGGTTGGGGTGTTCAGCGCGCAGCCTTTCCAGTGCTTCCGCCTGGTCGGGGCCGAACCAGCAGTCGTCGATGTGCTGGGCGAGGGCGAGGATGAAGTCCCGGTGGCGCAATTGCAGCCGTTCCTCCTCGCCGGACTCGACGAGCCGCTCGCGCGCGTACTGCCGGATGGTCGCCAGTAGCCGGTAGCGCAGCGGACTCCGTCCCTCGCACGTCAGCACGACAGAGCGCATGATCAGTCGGTCCAGCAGGTCCATGACCTCGTCAGGATCGATACCGTCGCCCGCGCAGACGCCTTCGACGCTGTCCAGGGTGAAGTCAC
Protein-coding sequences here:
- a CDS encoding fructose-specific PTS transporter subunit EIIC; the encoded protein is MTSAGNRRTTTSVTPTSIHLRPSIEPGMRAHVRARSWLLFGTPYLGLLTVIGGLLVALAFIISGPDITSTGTAALSNGDWTQADTWGGLLAKSGTSLLAFLPPLIGAYIAYALAGLPAVTAGLIGGMAAIGLDMGYLGGPMAGVIAGVTTLALQRIPLPSALQRPANTLLVPLLSTLCTTASLFAFVAPQISALAQWLHDEMGRLQFQNVVVLGLVLGLMACVDLNGILAGTAMSFGLAGLNGDNPADAAPLNLTIMAAVVAARMVPPLAMSLATLVRPKLFSVAERDCGKVVWLLGAVAVPEGALPFAFAAPLRVIPACMAGGAVSAALVMATDATTYVPFGGVMALNHFGKLPFFLLALLAGVLVTALLTVVLKSFGHAQTTAKPVSGATVRTRARVKAPAAG
- a CDS encoding ATP-binding protein; its protein translation is MCATPANNLPAPISTFVGRRRETAEVRRRLETARLLTLTGPGGVGKTRLAMEATAASVKEFPGGVWLVDLTPVQDPSAVASAIVYALRLAEQGSLAGLEQLAGYLSRRRALLVLDNCEHLLDACAQVVVGLLSAAAELRVLATSRERLGVTGEHVLVVDPLPSDEAVELLRDRVTAVRPFFEITEADRPAVIRLCEDLDGLPLAIELAASRLRSFTFEQVADRLENRFALLTVGSRGASPHQRTLRATVEWSWDLCSTAEQLLWARLSVFAGDFTLDSVEGVCAGDGIDPDEVMDLLDRLIMRSVVLTCEGRSPLRYRLLATIRQYARERLVESGEEERLQLRHRDFILALAQHIDDCWFGPDQAEALERLRAEHPNLLAALDCDADNQARLALVTALSHHWHTGFLREGRRQLERALAAAPEPTPTRARALILGTWVPLMQGDLTVGDRWLDEADELVRELDRCAERDLLRAFLHGFRGISAQHQGRVGEATSHYEQAVAALTELGEEREAAGWLIALAQGQLISGDSRASDTGRKALAITEAYGERWARARLLLALGNNAWVRGEVEAAKSHIRTALECMRGFNDYVSVALMLEQLAWATASGGSYVRAGRLLGAADALCREVGTVLSSLNRRMSDYHERCEEQVVRAVGRASFTEALTEGARHVGPEQAIDFALEIDTPTATAPVTSPFPLTPREQEVAALVAKGMSNRQIASALERSTSTADRHVENILAKLGFSSRAQIAAWWVESRGRVSTAQE